In Maridesulfovibrio sp., the following proteins share a genomic window:
- the rsgA gene encoding ribosome small subunit-dependent GTPase A, with protein MINLKEIGWNNSFEDQFLPYQKQGLSAGRVLKEVRQQYTLYTEEGILCGDVSGHFHFTALARSDYPTVGDWVVFRKCGDYAQIEQVLNRTSAFSRNSSGKEIQEQVVAANIDYLCIVCGLDGGRNFNLRSIERFIAMTLEGGARPVIVLNKADLCSDRESAILQAESIAGNIPIHLISAVTGEGVDNFSKSFEKGSTLAFSGQSGVGKSSLINCLLGMETLKTGKLRETDLRGRHTTTHKELFFLPSGAMVIDTPGMRELQLWGSLESLDEAYSDINEAAKRCRFRNCTHQNEPGCAVRELLIDGSLEVARYENYSDMRAELSFIESRVNDKKRQQRKAKEKALSKLIRRSLKSDKRK; from the coding sequence ATGATCAACCTAAAAGAAATTGGCTGGAACAATTCATTTGAAGATCAATTCCTGCCTTACCAAAAACAAGGGCTGAGTGCAGGGCGTGTTTTGAAGGAAGTGCGCCAGCAATACACCCTGTACACGGAAGAAGGAATTCTTTGTGGCGATGTTTCAGGACATTTCCATTTTACAGCTCTTGCCCGCTCTGACTACCCTACTGTTGGCGACTGGGTTGTTTTCAGAAAATGTGGGGACTACGCTCAGATAGAGCAGGTTCTGAACCGTACAAGTGCGTTTTCCCGCAACAGCTCCGGGAAAGAAATACAGGAACAGGTGGTCGCGGCCAACATTGATTACCTGTGCATAGTCTGCGGGCTGGACGGCGGCAGGAACTTCAACCTCCGTTCTATAGAACGGTTTATTGCCATGACATTGGAAGGCGGAGCCAGACCGGTAATCGTCCTGAATAAGGCTGACCTTTGTTCCGACAGGGAATCTGCCATACTACAGGCCGAGAGCATTGCTGGAAATATACCTATCCATTTAATAAGCGCAGTAACCGGTGAAGGCGTAGACAATTTTTCGAAGAGTTTTGAAAAAGGTTCTACATTGGCCTTCAGCGGACAATCCGGGGTTGGAAAATCTTCCCTGATAAATTGTCTATTGGGCATGGAAACCCTTAAAACCGGAAAACTGCGTGAAACCGACCTGCGGGGCAGGCACACAACAACCCACAAGGAGTTGTTCTTCCTGCCAAGCGGGGCCATGGTTATAGACACTCCCGGTATGCGTGAGCTTCAGCTATGGGGAAGTCTGGAAAGTCTGGATGAAGCATACAGTGATATTAATGAAGCAGCGAAGAGATGCCGATTCCGAAACTGCACCCACCAGAATGAACCCGGTTGCGCTGTTCGTGAACTTTTGATCGACGGTTCATTGGAAGTTGCGCGCTATGAAAACTATTCTGATATGCGTGCCGAGCTTTCATTCATTGAAAGCAGAGTGAACGATAAAAAGCGTCAGCAAAGGAAAGCCAAAGAAAAGGCCCTGTCCAAACTGATTCGAAGATCGTTGAAGAGTGATAAAAGAAAATAA
- a CDS encoding RNHCP domain-containing protein — protein MSRQQKPVHIDTKPFICENCGLTVPSPLSGTQNRNHCPHCLHSKHMDMKIGDRRSGCRGIMEPIGLWIKENKECAVIHRCRKCGFIRANRIAGDDNEVVLFTLAARLITQLPFPANIALERIERQQMGGGL, from the coding sequence ATGTCTAGACAACAGAAACCCGTCCATATCGATACCAAGCCGTTTATTTGCGAAAATTGCGGGCTCACAGTGCCTTCTCCGCTTAGCGGAACCCAGAACCGAAACCATTGCCCACATTGCCTGCACAGCAAGCATATGGACATGAAAATCGGGGATAGACGCTCCGGTTGTAGAGGGATCATGGAGCCGATCGGGTTATGGATTAAAGAAAACAAGGAATGCGCAGTAATTCACCGCTGCCGAAAGTGCGGATTCATCCGCGCAAACCGTATTGCCGGCGACGACAATGAAGTAGTGCTGTTTACACTGGCTGCACGCCTCATCACTCAATTACCCTTTCCGGCGAATATCGCTCTGGAAAGAATTGAACGCCAGCAGATGGGCGGTGGGCTATGA
- a CDS encoding amino acid permease, with the protein MDELQKKYGFWTATAMVVGIVIGSGVFFKADNVLGAAGGDLPTALLAWLIGGSIMVVTAYVFSKIATRIEKVNGLVDYFEEAYGEKAGYMVGWFMTFIYYPTLVAVLAWVSANYTVGLVGMKDILWPLSFVYLTAFFLLNYYSPVLAGKWQVSSTIIKLIPLGLVAIVGGIAGLSSGQTFQNFAQTAQEIAGSGGGLAVATLSTAFAYEGWIIATVINAELRDAKKTLPRALVVGTIAVMTIYMLYYLGISGVLTNDQVLAEGDAAPVRVIEMIFGNVGGTLLTVFVIISCLGTLNGLIMGSARGMFSIASRNLGPKASLFKKVNPVTNSTSWSAIIGYFLSCFWLLVWYGNFHGWWGQFMDVSELPIAFLYVIYISIYIWVMKTFTDLGPFSRFLCPLLAGCGSVYIIWGAIQKDMFIHFLILFLIIQAAGAMLMNSSKK; encoded by the coding sequence ATGGATGAGTTACAGAAGAAATACGGTTTCTGGACTGCGACTGCTATGGTCGTAGGTATTGTTATCGGTTCAGGGGTGTTCTTTAAAGCTGATAACGTACTGGGGGCAGCCGGTGGTGATCTGCCTACCGCATTGCTGGCATGGTTGATTGGTGGCTCCATTATGGTTGTTACCGCATATGTTTTTTCAAAAATTGCGACCCGTATTGAAAAGGTCAACGGTCTGGTTGACTATTTCGAAGAGGCTTACGGGGAAAAAGCCGGTTATATGGTCGGCTGGTTCATGACCTTTATTTATTACCCGACTCTGGTTGCTGTTCTGGCCTGGGTTTCCGCCAACTACACTGTTGGCCTGGTGGGTATGAAAGATATACTCTGGCCTCTTTCATTTGTTTACCTGACAGCATTTTTCCTGCTCAACTACTATTCTCCGGTGCTGGCCGGTAAATGGCAGGTTTCTTCAACCATAATCAAGCTTATTCCGCTAGGTCTGGTTGCTATTGTCGGTGGTATCGCAGGTCTTTCCAGCGGTCAGACTTTTCAGAACTTCGCCCAGACAGCGCAGGAGATAGCAGGAAGCGGAGGAGGTCTTGCTGTAGCCACACTGTCCACCGCTTTTGCTTATGAAGGCTGGATTATTGCTACTGTTATTAACGCTGAGCTTAGAGACGCAAAGAAGACTCTGCCCCGCGCTCTGGTAGTAGGGACCATCGCGGTTATGACCATTTACATGCTCTACTATCTGGGTATTTCCGGTGTTCTGACTAACGATCAGGTTCTTGCTGAAGGCGACGCCGCACCTGTGCGCGTTATTGAAATGATCTTCGGCAATGTAGGTGGAACCCTGTTGACCGTGTTTGTTATTATTTCCTGCCTCGGCACTCTCAACGGCCTGATCATGGGGTCCGCACGCGGTATGTTTTCCATTGCTTCCCGTAATCTCGGTCCTAAAGCCAGCCTTTTTAAAAAAGTTAACCCTGTTACCAACAGCACAAGCTGGTCCGCTATTATCGGTTACTTTCTGTCCTGCTTCTGGCTGTTAGTATGGTACGGTAACTTCCACGGCTGGTGGGGTCAGTTTATGGATGTTTCCGAACTGCCGATCGCTTTCCTCTATGTTATTTATATTTCAATATATATCTGGGTTATGAAGACTTTCACTGACCTTGGACCTTTTAGCCGCTTCCTCTGCCCTTTGCTGGCAGGATGCGGCTCTGTGTACATCATCTGGGGTGCAATCCAGAAAGATATGTTCATCCACTTCCTGATCCTTTTCCTGATAATTCAGGCTGCAGGAGCCATGCTGATGAACAGTTCAAAAAAATAA
- a CDS encoding Hpt domain-containing protein translates to MATLDEKLAELNKKYAAALGGRIRELEVFLSAYENTGSYSDLEKLYKSAHAVAGSARTFGLPEVTDRAKELELAARDDAGIEILHKNLSALKKCISS, encoded by the coding sequence ATGGCGACACTTGACGAAAAACTGGCAGAGCTTAATAAAAAATATGCTGCTGCTCTGGGTGGCAGAATCAGAGAATTGGAAGTTTTTTTATCTGCCTATGAAAATACCGGGTCGTATAGTGATCTGGAAAAATTATATAAAAGTGCCCATGCTGTTGCCGGATCGGCCCGAACTTTTGGTTTGCCGGAGGTAACAGACCGCGCCAAAGAGTTGGAGTTGGCGGCGCGTGATGATGCTGGCATAGAAATTTTACATAAAAATTTATCAGCGTTGAAAAAGTGTATTTCTTCCTGA
- the topA gene encoding type I DNA topoisomerase, translating into MSKDLIVVESPAKVKTISKFLGKNYQVAASVGHVRDLPKNKLGVEENGDFTPQYQVIPGKEDVVNKLKKAAAKADHVFLAPDPDREGEAIGWHVAAIIKEVNENVSRIQFNEITARAVKEALEHPQPLNEQLFDSQQARRILDRLVGYKISPILWKKVKRGISAGRVQSVALKLVVEREKARRAFIPEEYWLFKAHVEGKNPPPFVADLWKVDGKKAEISSADEAEALHKIVKGVPFEITDLTEKERKRSPLPPYITSTLQQDANRKLGYSAKRTMTLAQRLYEGVELGDKGTTALITYMRTDSVRIADEARDTAKKVILEKYGEEFYPAKPRVYKSKGGAQDAHEAIRPVDATIMPEDVKPFLPADQFKVYKLIWNRFIASQMASARFWDTVVTIQAKNTVWRSKGERLLFPGFMRVTGKTGDEKLIELPKLEKGEVLKVDKIDSEQKFTQPPARYSEASLVRELEEKGIGRPSTYASIISTIQDRGYVNLEEKKFIPTELGFVVSDQLSEHFKELMDVGFTAAMEKQLDDVAEGKIEWTSLMKNFVDGFYPTLEAAAKEMKRGGEDTGIACDKCGSPMVIKFGRTGEFLGCSNYPDCKNIVNFTRDEKGKIVILEEEPPEETGVTCEKCGSPMAIKRSSRGEFLGCTGYPDCRNIKNFERDDEGKIKVVETPTAQIVGKCPDCEDGDLIIKHARTGSRFIACSNYPDCKHAKPFSTGVKCPREGCKGELVEKSSRRGKLFYSCDQYPDCDYAVWYPPIEGPCPKCGHPVLVKKTTRAKGEHLACPEKGCGYVQEDEG; encoded by the coding sequence ATGAGCAAAGATTTGATTGTTGTTGAGTCCCCGGCAAAGGTGAAGACTATTAGCAAGTTTCTTGGCAAGAACTATCAGGTTGCTGCGTCCGTAGGACACGTGCGCGACCTTCCCAAGAATAAGCTTGGTGTCGAAGAAAATGGTGATTTCACTCCCCAGTATCAGGTCATTCCCGGCAAGGAAGATGTGGTCAACAAGCTGAAGAAGGCAGCGGCAAAAGCCGATCATGTCTTCCTGGCACCTGACCCCGACCGCGAGGGTGAGGCTATCGGATGGCACGTTGCTGCCATCATCAAGGAAGTGAACGAGAACGTCAGCCGTATCCAGTTTAACGAAATTACCGCAAGGGCCGTTAAAGAAGCTCTCGAACATCCGCAGCCGCTCAACGAGCAGCTTTTTGACTCACAGCAGGCCCGCCGTATTCTGGACCGTCTGGTAGGTTACAAAATTTCTCCCATCCTTTGGAAAAAGGTAAAGAGGGGTATCTCCGCTGGGCGTGTACAGTCCGTTGCCCTCAAGCTCGTAGTGGAACGCGAAAAAGCCAGGCGTGCATTTATTCCTGAAGAATATTGGCTCTTTAAAGCTCACGTAGAAGGCAAGAATCCTCCTCCATTTGTGGCCGATCTCTGGAAGGTGGATGGTAAGAAAGCTGAAATTTCATCCGCTGATGAAGCCGAAGCCTTACATAAAATCGTTAAAGGTGTTCCTTTCGAGATCACTGATCTTACAGAAAAGGAGCGTAAACGTAGCCCACTGCCGCCTTATATAACTTCGACCCTGCAGCAGGATGCCAACCGCAAACTCGGTTATTCCGCCAAGCGGACCATGACTCTGGCCCAGCGCCTGTATGAAGGTGTTGAACTGGGTGATAAGGGAACTACTGCGCTTATCACCTATATGCGTACTGACTCTGTTCGTATCGCCGATGAGGCTCGTGATACTGCCAAGAAGGTTATCCTCGAAAAGTACGGTGAAGAATTCTACCCGGCCAAGCCGCGTGTTTATAAGTCCAAAGGCGGAGCGCAGGATGCTCACGAAGCTATCCGTCCTGTCGACGCCACAATCATGCCTGAAGATGTTAAACCATTCCTTCCGGCTGACCAGTTCAAGGTTTACAAGCTGATCTGGAACCGTTTCATTGCTTCGCAGATGGCTTCGGCCCGTTTCTGGGATACCGTTGTGACCATTCAGGCTAAGAATACTGTCTGGCGTTCCAAGGGTGAAAGACTGCTTTTCCCCGGCTTCATGCGTGTTACCGGAAAGACCGGAGATGAAAAGCTGATCGAGCTTCCTAAGCTGGAAAAGGGTGAAGTGCTCAAAGTTGACAAAATCGATAGTGAGCAGAAGTTCACCCAGCCCCCGGCACGTTATTCAGAGGCCTCCCTTGTACGTGAGCTGGAAGAAAAAGGTATAGGCCGTCCGTCCACATACGCATCCATTATTTCAACTATTCAGGATCGCGGTTACGTAAATCTTGAAGAGAAGAAATTTATTCCTACTGAACTCGGTTTTGTAGTCAGTGACCAGCTTTCCGAGCATTTCAAAGAGCTTATGGATGTCGGTTTCACCGCTGCCATGGAAAAGCAGCTGGATGACGTTGCCGAAGGCAAGATTGAGTGGACCTCGTTGATGAAAAATTTCGTGGACGGTTTTTATCCTACCCTTGAAGCCGCAGCCAAGGAAATGAAGCGCGGTGGAGAGGATACCGGTATTGCTTGCGATAAATGCGGTTCACCCATGGTTATCAAGTTCGGGCGGACAGGTGAATTTTTAGGTTGTTCCAACTATCCGGACTGTAAAAATATCGTCAACTTTACCCGTGACGAAAAGGGTAAGATTGTTATCCTTGAAGAGGAACCGCCGGAAGAGACCGGAGTTACCTGCGAGAAATGCGGTAGCCCTATGGCCATCAAACGTTCCAGCCGTGGTGAATTTCTCGGTTGTACCGGGTATCCGGATTGCCGCAATATCAAAAACTTTGAGCGTGATGATGAGGGCAAGATCAAGGTTGTGGAAACACCTACCGCCCAGATTGTGGGTAAATGCCCCGACTGTGAAGATGGTGATCTGATTATCAAGCATGCCCGTACCGGAAGCCGTTTTATAGCTTGCTCCAACTATCCGGACTGCAAACACGCCAAACCTTTCTCCACCGGGGTTAAATGCCCGCGCGAAGGCTGCAAAGGTGAATTGGTGGAAAAAAGCTCACGGCGCGGTAAACTCTTTTATTCCTGTGACCAGTATCCTGATTGTGATTACGCTGTCTGGTATCCGCCTATTGAGGGTCCATGCCCGAAATGCGGACATCCTGTTCTGGTTAAAAAGACGACCCGTGCCAAAGGGGAACATCTCGCCTGCCCTGAGAAAGGTTGCGGATATGTTCAGGAAGATGAAGGTTAA
- the era gene encoding GTPase Era, giving the protein MSEYKFGWVALIGPPNAGKSTLMNHYLGQKVAIVSPKPQTTRNRISGILSDENSQVVFLDTPGIHRMRGKMNRFLLDSAWEALGNADAIVVLFDAALYAAKPHLMEKELDPVVKPVNQSRKKVFVAVNKVDKVKDKAKLLPVMEKAQELWPEAEFIPVSALRGEGADVLLEKVIDVLPEGPPMFPEDQVSTVPMRFMAAETVREKLFMSLQQELPYSTAVEIEFWTEEPDRNLVNIGAIIYTTKKNHKGMIIGKGGQNLKKIGSQARKELEEMLEMKVMLELWVKVREGWTEDVGFLRSLGLGE; this is encoded by the coding sequence ATGTCTGAATATAAATTTGGATGGGTAGCATTAATAGGGCCGCCCAACGCAGGTAAATCAACTCTCATGAACCATTACCTCGGTCAGAAGGTGGCTATCGTTTCTCCGAAACCACAGACCACCCGTAACCGCATCAGCGGTATTCTGAGCGATGAGAATTCTCAGGTTGTCTTTCTGGATACCCCCGGTATTCACCGCATGCGCGGTAAGATGAACCGTTTCCTGCTCGATTCCGCATGGGAAGCACTGGGCAACGCCGATGCTATTGTGGTTCTTTTTGATGCCGCACTTTATGCAGCAAAGCCACATCTTATGGAGAAGGAACTTGATCCTGTTGTGAAACCTGTCAATCAGTCCCGCAAGAAAGTTTTCGTGGCGGTAAACAAGGTTGATAAGGTTAAAGATAAAGCCAAGCTTCTTCCGGTGATGGAAAAGGCCCAGGAACTATGGCCGGAAGCGGAATTCATCCCTGTTTCCGCTTTGCGTGGCGAGGGTGCTGATGTGCTGCTGGAAAAGGTTATTGATGTCCTTCCGGAAGGCCCGCCAATGTTCCCGGAAGATCAGGTCTCCACCGTACCCATGCGTTTTATGGCTGCCGAGACAGTTCGTGAGAAGCTTTTCATGAGTTTACAGCAGGAACTCCCTTACTCTACCGCTGTTGAAATTGAATTCTGGACCGAAGAACCAGATCGCAATCTGGTTAACATCGGAGCCATTATTTATACTACCAAGAAGAACCACAAGGGTATGATCATCGGTAAGGGCGGTCAGAACCTGAAGAAAATAGGATCTCAGGCCAGAAAGGAACTGGAAGAGATGCTTGAGATGAAAGTCATGCTCGAACTCTGGGTTAAAGTCCGTGAAGGCTGGACCGAGGATGTGGGCTTTCTGCGTTCATTGGGGCTCGGTGAGTAG
- a CDS encoding YggS family pyridoxal phosphate-dependent enzyme encodes MSNREKELIENLSEVKEEVALACLRAGRKPEDVTVMAVSKLHQASDIEILYNAGHRCFGESYVQEALAKQEELNGLDIDWHFIGGLQSKKAKFVAGKFTAVHSVDSSKLAGLLNKKAEALDVVQNILIQVNTACEDQKCGVTEETLPALVEEIQGYSHLKLIGLMCLPPFFGDPEGARPYFARLRMLSEGMEKLFGISMPELSMGMTGDYRVAIEEGSTMIRVGTKIFGTRPGY; translated from the coding sequence ATGAGTAACAGGGAAAAAGAACTAATTGAAAATCTCTCAGAGGTTAAGGAAGAAGTCGCTCTGGCCTGCTTGCGGGCCGGGCGCAAGCCTGAGGACGTAACCGTCATGGCGGTTTCAAAACTTCATCAGGCCTCTGATATTGAAATTTTGTACAATGCCGGACATCGCTGTTTCGGGGAATCTTATGTTCAGGAAGCCCTTGCCAAACAGGAAGAGCTGAATGGACTTGATATCGACTGGCATTTTATAGGCGGTCTGCAATCCAAGAAGGCCAAATTTGTGGCCGGTAAATTTACAGCTGTGCACAGTGTGGACAGCTCCAAGCTTGCCGGATTACTGAACAAGAAAGCCGAAGCGCTTGATGTCGTCCAGAATATTCTCATCCAGGTGAATACTGCCTGCGAAGATCAGAAGTGCGGAGTTACTGAGGAAACACTGCCTGCTTTGGTTGAAGAAATTCAGGGCTACAGCCATCTTAAGCTGATCGGACTGATGTGCCTGCCTCCTTTTTTCGGAGATCCCGAAGGGGCGAGGCCGTATTTTGCAAGGTTGCGTATGCTTTCCGAAGGTATGGAAAAGCTTTTCGGAATCAGTATGCCGGAACTTTCCATGGGTATGACCGGAGATTACCGGGTCGCCATTGAGGAAGGATCGACCATGATCAGGGTCGGTACTAAGATTTTCGGAACGCGACCGGGTTACTAA
- a CDS encoding MotA/TolQ/ExbB proton channel family protein — protein MDLGTVIGIVLSFGLVLAAILVGSPLGIFISVPSVLIVIGGTIGASLVNYPMGHVLGVVGIIKKTFFSNLESPSDIIDKFMDFANRARREGILSLEPALKSIEDDFLRKGLQLTVDGLEPQVIQEILETEIQYLENRHETGAEILKVFADFAPAMGMIGTVIGLVQMLQTMSDPSTIGPAMAVALLTTLYGAIFANLVFTPMSGKLKTRSKEEILLREMVMEGIISISKGENPKIIEEKLNSFLPPKIRKITD, from the coding sequence ATGGATCTGGGTACAGTTATAGGGATAGTGCTTTCATTCGGGCTTGTTCTTGCGGCTATTCTGGTCGGAAGTCCGTTGGGTATTTTTATTTCCGTTCCGTCCGTGCTGATCGTTATCGGGGGAACTATCGGGGCTTCGCTGGTAAACTATCCCATGGGGCATGTGCTGGGGGTAGTCGGGATTATAAAGAAAACCTTCTTCTCAAATCTCGAGTCCCCGTCTGATATCATCGATAAGTTCATGGATTTTGCCAACCGCGCCCGCCGGGAAGGTATTCTCTCGCTTGAACCGGCTCTGAAATCAATTGAAGATGACTTTCTGCGCAAGGGATTGCAGCTGACCGTTGACGGCCTTGAGCCGCAGGTCATTCAGGAAATTCTGGAGACTGAAATCCAGTACCTTGAAAACAGGCATGAAACCGGGGCTGAAATTCTTAAAGTATTTGCTGATTTTGCTCCGGCTATGGGCATGATCGGTACTGTTATCGGTTTGGTGCAGATGCTCCAGACCATGAGTGATCCGAGTACCATTGGTCCGGCGATGGCTGTTGCGCTTTTAACAACTCTTTACGGTGCGATCTTCGCTAACCTTGTTTTTACGCCCATGTCCGGTAAGCTTAAAACCCGCAGCAAGGAAGAGATACTGCTCCGGGAGATGGTCATGGAAGGTATTATTTCGATTTCCAAAGGTGAAAACCCGAAAATCATTGAAGAGAAGCTGAACAGCTTCCTACCGCCTAAAATTCGTAAAATTACTGATTAG
- a CDS encoding flagellar motor protein MotB — translation MGRKKKVPEAEGQPLWLITFSDLMTLMLTFFVLLVSMSVVDERRKLVVLGSIIGTFGFGSKGYDVLSDGSSRRTVQVGPMEIQGDLEQIKPLLWEFAEEDLRFESNRFVQILSIGADVLFTPDSPNISLEGTRILDTVLPVLKQVKHPILVAGHTSILRDELGEDYRVEDRNLIPDISWKLSLGRSLSVYNYLVSKGMNPDMLKMEACGKFRPRYPNSTPEGRKMNRRVDLVLDTRSLGISKELKVYQPAPKKDDKFKFDDFVFPIGEAEKPSNAQ, via the coding sequence ATGGGCAGGAAGAAGAAGGTACCTGAAGCTGAAGGACAGCCTTTATGGCTGATTACTTTCAGTGACCTTATGACCCTGATGCTCACCTTCTTTGTGTTGCTGGTGAGTATGTCTGTTGTGGACGAGCGCCGTAAGCTTGTTGTGCTTGGTTCCATTATCGGTACTTTCGGATTCGGCTCGAAGGGTTATGATGTTCTTTCCGACGGTTCTTCCCGCAGAACAGTGCAGGTCGGGCCTATGGAAATTCAAGGTGATCTTGAACAGATTAAACCTTTGCTCTGGGAGTTCGCTGAAGAAGACCTGCGGTTTGAATCCAATAGGTTTGTCCAGATTCTTTCCATCGGTGCCGATGTCCTTTTCACTCCTGACAGCCCCAATATTTCCCTCGAAGGAACCCGTATTCTCGATACTGTTCTCCCGGTACTTAAGCAGGTTAAGCATCCGATTCTTGTGGCCGGACATACTTCTATCCTGCGCGATGAGCTGGGCGAAGATTACCGTGTCGAAGACCGGAACCTGATACCTGATATTTCGTGGAAGCTCTCACTGGGCAGGTCTCTTTCTGTTTATAACTATCTGGTTAGTAAAGGAATGAATCCTGATATGCTCAAGATGGAAGCTTGCGGAAAATTCAGACCACGCTATCCTAACTCCACTCCTGAAGGACGCAAAATGAATCGCAGAGTTGATCTTGTCCTTGATACGCGCAGTCTTGGTATCTCCAAGGAATTGAAGGTATACCAGCCTGCGCCGAAAAAAGATGATAAGTTCAAGTTCGATGATTTTGTTTTCCCGATCGGTGAAGCCGAGAAACCAAGCAACGCACAGTGA
- a CDS encoding OmpA family protein, whose amino-acid sequence MGRDKVKKPPDPGGGWLVTFSDLVTLLLTFFVLLLSMASMDHSFITRVTIMPAELGFLDKRGSGRVTAKVKLVSEFLERPWEVLEKQDRIKDLLFPDDILPPDMDRATLNENLKVLAKPEGVALVLTDKLLFPLGKYELDESAKILLYQFVPVLDYLGTADVNVAGYTDNVGGMSKANFELSGDRAMAVLTFFVEQGIQNNRLTVSACGPTFPMFSNTTPEGRAQNRRVEILIKTTPHMGGY is encoded by the coding sequence ATGGGTCGTGATAAAGTAAAGAAGCCGCCTGATCCGGGAGGAGGATGGCTGGTAACATTCTCTGATCTGGTCACCCTGCTTTTGACTTTTTTTGTGCTATTGCTAAGTATGGCTTCAATGGACCATAGTTTTATCACCAGGGTAACTATTATGCCGGCGGAGTTGGGATTTCTTGATAAGCGCGGTTCAGGGAGGGTTACCGCAAAGGTTAAACTTGTCAGCGAGTTTCTTGAAAGGCCATGGGAAGTGCTGGAAAAGCAGGACAGGATCAAGGATCTGCTTTTTCCTGATGATATTTTACCCCCGGATATGGACCGGGCAACACTTAATGAAAACCTGAAAGTGTTGGCCAAACCGGAAGGGGTTGCACTTGTTCTTACAGACAAGCTATTGTTCCCCTTGGGCAAGTATGAGCTTGACGAGAGCGCAAAAATACTGCTTTACCAGTTTGTTCCGGTGCTTGACTATCTGGGGACTGCGGACGTGAATGTAGCCGGATACACGGATAATGTGGGCGGCATGAGCAAGGCCAATTTTGAATTATCCGGTGATCGGGCCATGGCTGTACTGACGTTTTTTGTGGAGCAGGGGATACAGAATAATCGACTTACAGTGTCTGCCTGCGGGCCTACTTTTCCGATGTTCAGCAACACGACTCCTGAGGGGCGTGCGCAAAACAGGAGAGTGGAAATTTTGATCAAAACGACTCCCCACATGGGTGGATATTGA
- a CDS encoding flagellar basal body-associated protein FliL — translation MAEDSGQEPKKKGGLIKWIILLLLLAALGGGGFFAYQKFFAAKSDGAVEKPQEEQAAQGEEPGTLPGDGFTVTLPTFVVNLADPLGRRYLKLGIDVEVVSEEAVAELSKKEPMVKDTLILLLSSKTYQELSTMESKILLKKEIVDRLNQILGGSKVLQVYFTDMVIQ, via the coding sequence ATGGCCGAAGATAGTGGGCAGGAACCGAAAAAAAAAGGCGGATTGATTAAGTGGATTATCCTTCTCCTGCTTCTTGCTGCGCTTGGTGGCGGGGGTTTTTTCGCTTATCAGAAATTTTTTGCCGCCAAGTCTGATGGCGCAGTCGAAAAACCGCAGGAAGAACAGGCAGCTCAGGGTGAAGAACCAGGAACTCTGCCCGGCGATGGATTCACTGTTACCCTGCCTACTTTTGTGGTTAACCTTGCAGATCCATTGGGGCGCAGGTACCTAAAACTTGGCATAGATGTAGAAGTGGTAAGTGAAGAGGCTGTGGCTGAACTTTCCAAGAAAGAACCCATGGTCAAAGATACTCTCATTCTGCTGCTCTCAAGTAAAACCTACCAGGAACTTTCCACCATGGAGAGCAAGATTCTCCTGAAAAAGGAAATAGTAGACCGTTTGAACCAGATTCTTGGTGGCTCCAAGGTTTTACAAGTATATTTCACGGATATGGTTATCCAGTAG